The Alligator mississippiensis isolate rAllMis1 chromosome 3, rAllMis1, whole genome shotgun sequence DNA window ggcaggtGTTTTGGGACTCCAGGGAGCTATCGGCATCCCCTGAGGAGGAGCTGGGGCTCGGGCTGGTGTTTTGGGACTCCGGGGAGCTGTTGgagcccccgaggaggagccgtggctggggctggtggtccCGGACTCCAGGTTGCTGTGCGAGTCGTCCCAGGAGGAGccgcagctcaggctggggctggtgctcgactctctcagctcctgccccagggaggaCGGGTCCTTgtcccaggctgtgcagggggctgcctcctgctgtgggGCTGCAGGGTCGGGCTCCAGGCCCCTCGATGCCACGGGAGGGGAGCTGCGCAGCTCTTCTGCCTGGCGCTGTTCTGGTGCCGGCTCCTGCTTGCTCAGGCGTACCCAGGGCCACCTCCATCTGGTCCGGGAAGTGGTGGGTGtcctttcctcctttctcctgctgtcaGGAGCTGTCAGTTTTCTTtggcagcagatggggcacagCCACCTCCTTGCCTTGATGGGCCCCTCCTTGTCATGGCAGGCGGGGCCCAAATCCTCCTGCCCAGGtcccctgctgctctctgctcccacGCTGACCACCTTGGCCGATCTCCGCCTTAGCATCCGccgcagcctgtccatcctgcCACCCAACAGGAGCAGTCATGACCTGGGGTTCAGGGCACCCCCTCCAGACCCgtctccccactgccctgctcacCCGGGTGACAGGCACATGGACCCTGGCTTTCACTCATGCCTCCAGCATCCCTGGTGCTCAggttggcaggtggggagagccTTGGGCTCAGGCTCAAAGACCTGCAGCTGGCTTGGacacccagctccctgctcctgcctctcaccTCTTGAGTGGCCATGGGCTGAAGCCCCTGGgagcccaggcagcccctgggatGGATCCTGAGGCTAGGATTTGGCAGTACCAAACCAAGGAGGACAGGGGCCCCTTCCCTGGCACCTCCTggtgcccagcactgccacaTCTTTGGCCTCCCTGCAAATTCAGCCTGGGCAACACTGTCTGacctgggagggctggggagctgcagcaacTGGGCATGTTTTcaaccccctggaggtggtgttAAAGAGCACCAGGGCGGGGGTCACCACATTGCAGGGCGCTGCATTTCCTGCCCCTTTCTGCAGGTCCCTGCACAGGCATGGGAAGCCGTCGCGGTACGCTgcaggcccctcacctgccctgggggatggagtgctgctgAGCGGATGTTCTCTGGCCCTCTGGACGCCTTGCACTCCTCCCTTTGGCTCCCGAAATGAGGCCTCCCTCCTCGCCTCCAATGAATGTCACACCACGGCGCCTGGACTCGCAGTCGCTGCCGTCAGATGGGGCTGACGCCTACCCCTGAAAAGGACTATGCCACCGTGTTGGAAGCCATTCACTTGCACAGACCCTTTCCCTGGAACAAAACTgcacctctcctccctcctgcccctttccctctctgcttGCCCCTGCCAGCAGTCCTCTTCCTCCCGGACCTTCCCTTGTGGGCCCTTTCCTGACGTGCAAGAGAAACTCCTGACACCCTCCTCACTCCGCTTCTTGCACCTCACAACTGTTTTTGGCTTCTCCCTCGAGCTCGTCTTCATGACTGCTATTACCCAGGGGAGACCAAGTCCCCTGCTCTTCACTGTCAATGAAGGTGGCTCTAATTGGATTGTGCCCAGTGTTTTAGTCCGCACTGGCTGTGCACCACACTTCAGCCATCCTGGCACGGTAAGTGACCCCTGGCCAGGACGCGTTTCAAAGCTGTGCAACACCTGAGCTGGAAAAGGCCGGCTGAATCGAAGATAAAACACATACAAGTTAGAGCGCAAACATTTCATATCGCTGCCTGGGCAGCGGGGGCCTCCAgagcatgcccagctcctgctccc harbors:
- the LOC132249183 gene encoding synapsin-1-like, with product MEVALGTPEQAGAGTRTAPGRRAAQLPSRGIEGPGARPCSPTAGGSPLHSLGQGPVLPGAGAERVEHQPQPELRLLLGRLAQQPGVRDHQPQPRLLLGGSNSSPESQNTSPSPSSSSGDADSSLESQNTCLSPSSSSGDADSSLESQNTSSSNSSSLEDTHSSLDSGTTPAPGASHTVIPRPATEEDEDEDEEEEDEDGRPPEAAALLFVTKHLKEPGKV